The genomic segment AGAATGAAGCTATCCTGAAGAATGAAGTTATCCTTCGTATATGATTAGGCCTTCTGTTTTGCTTTCACCGGAGGCATCAAGATCAAATCAGGGAAAGCCATGATGACAGCCTTCATGATATACTGGCTGCAGCAGCTTGCTGTCTGTGTTAAACCTCGGGTCCTGGATACATATTTTTGGCCTTGGAGTAATAACTTAGCCCAGGTGATCCCAGTCTTGTTGATAGAGTAGTCAAATACTGTTTTAAACACTTGGCATTAACAGCGACGTGTCATTTTTCAGCACAATTGGGAGTCTGGCTCGGGACAGCAAATAAATTCAAGATGAGTCAAATATGTATCTGCTCATAACAAACTGAGTGTGAGGACAGCAgtacaaaaaaatcattttcacatgtTTTGTGCTGACGGTTAATACAGATTTTCTGAGTGCATGTCCTCCAACAAGAATGATGGAAAAATCCATTGgctgtctaaaaataaaattcatctctgctctgtaaGATTTAATATCTGCTGCATGCCTTGCAGTGGAGTTGAATCGACGACATCAAtataaacagagtgaaaaatgtTGGCTTGAATattacagatgtttttcttttcttgctaaTGACTCTAGCTGACTGATGACAAGCTTTTACTGACTTGTCCTTTATGTTGTCATCAGACTTCTGCCCATTTTAATACTTAGAAATGAGACCTCAAGAGCACCCTCCACCATCAGAGAGCCCCCCGTTGTGCAGAGAGAACGAGGGAGTTGGGAGAAAGGTGGGAGTCCTACCTTCTGGTCGGGCAGTAGTGGGTTCGTCTGCAGTGAAGTCAAATGGCCGTTGAGGAGTGGTGTGGGTCTGTCGTGTTCACAGAACAGGGTGCCGTTGATGTAGTGGAACCGGTCCCCTGGGACGAGCCGGTTCCGGCAGGTGGAACATGTGAAACACTGCAGGGGTGGCGGGGGGGAGAAAAGCGATTACAACCAGGCCTGAGGACCACTAAGTAAAGCTCAGTCCTATTATGTAATAACACCTTGGAGCAAATACACACAGGCttaggaacacacacagacatgtctgCACAACTGTGCGTGGAGGTATTTGGGGTTAAAGTtgtaaaatacacataaaactaGCTAACAGCAGTTTAGGTCTTTTTGTGATTAATTGAGTGATGAGTTCATCTATAATCTGCTATGAAgtaatgggaaaaaaaaaaaaaattactacAGTACAAAGTGACATcaacaaatgtttaatttattcgGACCAATAGTCCAGAACCCCAAAATATTACATATACTATCacatgagacaaagaaaagcagcaattcTCACAGTAAAGAAGCTTAAGCATGGtaatgtttagcatttttgttttaaaaaatgacaataagaATTAACTGTATGTcaaaaatagctgctgattaaATTTCTATCGATCAGCTGATTTATGAATCATCTAATTGTTTCAGCCCTGCAAGCAATTCAATTATTTCCCCTCCTGTTTTATCTGCTAAGTACAatgatttgaaatgaaaaaataaatgctgtaTTGATTTGATCATTATTTTAATACAAGAACTTAGTTTGTAAAAAGTATTACTTAAAAAAAGATCAATAGCCCATACTGTAGCTTTTCAATGTTAAGACATCAGCTCAATTCAATACAActttaatgtcactgtgtgcAGTGACACAAATCAACAGATACACCCATAAtagataacaaaaaaaaaaaggatgaccaagaacaaaacaaatgctaTGCGCTTAAAACTGTGTAGAATTCTTATTCTTACTTTCTTCAGCTCAAAGCTTCATAACAGAGACTTGGGTTTACCTTGAGATGGTACACGTTGCCCTGTGCCCTCATCACCAGTTCACTGGCTGGAATGGACTGGCCACAAGCGCTGCAAGCTCCACTGTTTCCAAATAAtctgagaaaagagaaggaggaggacaaagagcAGAGTGTTACTATGGAACCACTGTATACATCTGCATAGATTTAGCCCGGTGTAATGGACTGTGGCATCCTCACTTTTTGTCTGCTGAGTATGTGCCTGAATGAAAACTATATTTAGTGCTAAGTTCACTATTCCCCGGCTCCATATCTAACgtggagggaaaacacacaggagaaaagagagagagaggagaaacagaaaatcatcacagtatcaacagaaaaatgaatccTCCACTACTCTGCTCTCCACGAGCATCTAGCACTGAAACTGCATATTACTTTTGGTGCACATTTTTTGCAACCTAATAATAACCTGGAACATAAGCAATCAGGACCTAAGAGGATTTGATTGTACATCCAGGCGGAGACATAGTGCTTTTGCCAT from the Lates calcarifer isolate ASB-BC8 linkage group LG17, TLL_Latcal_v3, whole genome shotgun sequence genome contains:
- the lmo4b gene encoding LIM domain transcription factor LMO4b; protein product: MVNPGGSSQPPPVGTGSLSWKRCAGCGGKIADRFLLYTMDSYWHSRCLKCSCCQAQLGEIGTSCYTKSGMILCRNDYIRLFGNSGACSACGQSIPASELVMRAQGNVYHLKCFTCSTCRNRLVPGDRFHYINGTLFCEHDRPTPLLNGHLTSLQTNPLLPDQKVC